CACGGCGTCCGTGCGCTCGTACGGGAAACGGGCGAGCGGCGCCTCCCGCGCGAAGAAGGTCTTGGCCCGTGTCAGCGCGTCCGTGTCCCGCAGGACGTCCCCGGGCTTGCTGCCGTTGCCGAGCAGCACTCCGCCGAAGCGCATGCCCATGTAGGCCGCCGAGTTGTTCAGGGTGCCGATCAGCGGGTCGGCGACCTCCTGCTCCTCGTGCGCCAGCGCGGTGACGCCCCACAGGGTGCGGCCGGACAGGGTGGCCTTGAAGTCCAGGCCGGGGGTGCGCAGCCAGCCGGACCAGTGGTCCAGGTAGCGCTTGACCGGGGCGGACAGCGAGTACCAGTACAGCGGCGAGGCGATCACGAGATCGGTCGCGGCGAGCGTCGCATCGAGGAGCAGGCCGGCGCTGCCCTCCGTGGGGCGCGCGTGGTCGCTGTCGTGGCGCAGGTCCTCGAACTCGGGCAGTGGATGCGCGGCCAGGTCGATCCAGCGCTGCTCGACGCCGGACGGCAGCTGTTCGGCGGCGCGCCGGGCGAGCAGCTCGGTGTTGCCGTCGGGACGGCTGCTGCCCAGCAGGAAGAGGAATCGGCGGGTCATGAGGTCCCCCGGAACGGTTGTCGTGCGCGGATACCAGCACATGCATTATATGCGTACGCATTTATCTGTCCATGGGTCTCCCTGTCCGAGCGCGCGAGCGCGGGCGGGCGGCCGGGGCGGACGCCCGGCTTCGAGCGTCGACGCGCCGACACCGGTGTGACCTCCTGGAACGAGCCTGTGACACCCCGGTGACGCGAGAAGGGGGAGCGAGCGGAGAGACTCGACGGCAGGTGTACGACAGGCATGACAGGCTCTGGACGGCGCGGAAACCGAAACCGCCGACGGAAGCCGCCGATGAGTGGGGGAACGATGTCTCGACTCGGTCGCGAGGAGCAACGGGGCCACGAGGGCGCCGAGCGCCCGCCCGCCCCTGCGGCGACGCCGATCGAGGTCCGCGTGCCGGCGGCGGAGCCCGGCGCACGCAGCGCCTCGGTCGACGGCGCGCTGGTCGTCGCGGCGCCCGGCGAGGAGATCCAGAACGCCGTCCTGAACCGCCTGCACCGCCTCGCCCTGGCGGCGGGCCGGCCCGTCCTCGCCACGATTCACGACGAGCGCATCGGCTGCTCCGTCCCGCTCCGGGTCGATCCCGACGGCTCCAGCCACCTCGCCGCGGAACCGGTCCCGACGGCCCCCGCGGAGAAGCCCGTACGACGGGACCGGCCCACGCACGTCCTGCGCGCGGTGGAACCGGTGACGGAGGGTACCGCCGCGTCCCACCCGTCGCCGGCGCCCGAGACGCGGCGGACGCCCGCCGGTGATGCGGCACCGACGTTCACCCTGCGCGCCCTGGCCGCACCGGCGGGGGGCGCGGCGCCCGGTACGGTCGCGCCGCCGACGGGGGTCTTCGGGCCGCCGCCCCGGATGGACGGCGGCTCCGTGGCCAGAACCACCGAGCAGGCGCACCCCCGGCCCACGGCGGGGCCCGCCGTCGGGCGGGCGGCGGTCGACGGGCCGGCAGTGGCCGCCGGTTCGAAGCCGGTCGCGGCGCCCGCGCCCGTCCCGGTGCCCGCGTCCGCGCCCGAGCCCGTCGCCTGGCCCGAGCCGGTCACCGATGCCGAGTCCGAGTCGCGCCAGGCGCACGAGTCGCTCGACGTGCCCGAGTACGAGCCGCGACACGCGCCCGAGCCCGAGCCGACTCCAGCCCCCGAACCGCCCCGCGCTCCCGCGCCCGTCTCCGCTCCCGCTCCCGTCCCCGTCGTCGACCTCGGTCTCGCCGCCGCGGCCGAGCTGGGGCCCAGGCCCACCCCCACCCCCGCCCGCGGCTTCGATGCCGTGGCCGAGGCCGTGCTCGGGGACGGACCGCTCACCGCGCCCGGTGACGCCACCGCCCCCGCGCTCCTCGCGGAGCCGACCGCCCGTATCAACGAGGCCGTCAAGGAGGGGC
This region of Streptomyces ambofaciens ATCC 23877 genomic DNA includes:
- a CDS encoding flavodoxin family protein, with the translated sequence MTRRFLFLLGSSRPDGNTELLARRAAEQLPSGVEQRWIDLAAHPLPEFEDLRHDSDHARPTEGSAGLLLDATLAATDLVIASPLYWYSLSAPVKRYLDHWSGWLRTPGLDFKATLSGRTLWGVTALAHEEQEVADPLIGTLNNSAAYMGMRFGGVLLGNGSKPGDVLRDTDALTRAKTFFAREAPLARFPYERTDAVSAR